In Candidatus Abyssobacteria bacterium SURF_5, the following are encoded in one genomic region:
- a CDS encoding acyl-CoA dehydrogenase, with protein sequence MGNNYYRINKRDIDFIMNEQLRVEQLCELEKYKDFAVEDFDMIITEAIKFAQEVLGPMNQDADRDGAKYDKGVVKAPEYFHKAYKLACENGWIAMSNSQEWGGQGLPTVVAMSAGEILTGACTSFMLYFPGPGVAHMVENFGPQYLRELFCEKLYTGEWGGTMCLTEPGAGTALGDLRTSAKKDGDTYLISGTKCFITSGDHDLTPNIIHGVLARVEGGPAGTKGITQFIVPKYWVNKDGSVGDFNNVTCAGIEKKMGIKASATCVLNFGESGPCRGYLLGDAENQGMKQMFQMMNEARITTGLQGIALAAAAYENAVQYTQERIQGVHVSQMRDPNAPRVPIIKHSDVRRMLLFQKGFIEGMRAFAYRLAMFEDLAHAHPDAEKKSYYQGFVDLMTPIIKAYCSDMGFESASMAMQCYGGYGYCQEYPVEQYCRDSRIAMIFEGTNFVQSADLIGRKLNIGGGILMQNYMAYLDEFIGGLKGDGEVGKMAEQLDAAKNTLLETTMKIGGIAMEGDLDYVMSVSTRYLHMFGEIVIARELIEQAAIAAEKIKSVASDSQDYAFYSGKIHSAKFFVNNVLPGVEMKAKVIANGDRSCIEIPDAGFSLA encoded by the coding sequence ATGGGTAATAACTACTACCGTATCAACAAGCGCGACATCGATTTCATCATGAATGAGCAGCTCCGCGTGGAGCAGCTCTGCGAACTGGAGAAGTACAAGGACTTTGCGGTGGAAGACTTCGACATGATCATCACCGAAGCGATCAAGTTCGCTCAGGAAGTGCTCGGTCCGATGAATCAGGACGCCGACCGCGACGGCGCGAAGTACGACAAGGGCGTGGTGAAGGCGCCGGAGTATTTCCACAAGGCGTACAAGCTGGCCTGCGAAAACGGCTGGATCGCGATGTCCAACAGTCAGGAATGGGGCGGACAGGGGCTTCCGACCGTGGTCGCCATGAGCGCGGGCGAGATTCTGACGGGCGCCTGCACCAGTTTCATGCTGTATTTCCCCGGCCCTGGCGTTGCGCATATGGTCGAGAACTTCGGCCCGCAGTATCTGCGCGAGTTGTTTTGCGAGAAGCTTTACACCGGCGAGTGGGGCGGCACGATGTGCCTGACCGAGCCGGGCGCCGGAACCGCATTGGGCGATCTGAGGACGTCGGCGAAGAAGGACGGCGACACCTATCTTATTTCCGGCACGAAGTGCTTTATCACCTCGGGCGACCACGACCTGACGCCGAATATCATTCACGGCGTTTTGGCGCGCGTCGAGGGCGGCCCGGCGGGAACGAAGGGCATCACTCAGTTTATCGTGCCGAAGTACTGGGTGAACAAGGACGGCTCGGTCGGCGATTTCAACAATGTCACCTGCGCCGGCATCGAGAAGAAGATGGGCATCAAGGCATCGGCCACCTGCGTTCTGAATTTCGGCGAGAGCGGTCCCTGCCGCGGCTATCTGCTCGGTGACGCCGAGAACCAGGGCATGAAGCAGATGTTCCAGATGATGAACGAGGCCCGCATCACGACCGGACTGCAAGGGATCGCGCTCGCGGCGGCCGCATATGAGAATGCGGTGCAGTACACCCAGGAGCGCATCCAGGGCGTGCACGTGTCCCAGATGAGGGACCCGAACGCGCCGCGCGTTCCGATCATCAAACACTCCGACGTGCGCCGGATGCTCCTGTTCCAAAAAGGTTTTATCGAGGGAATGCGCGCATTCGCGTACCGGCTGGCGATGTTCGAAGACCTCGCGCACGCGCATCCGGACGCAGAAAAGAAATCCTATTATCAAGGTTTCGTGGACCTGATGACCCCGATCATCAAGGCCTACTGTTCCGACATGGGATTCGAGTCGGCGTCCATGGCGATGCAGTGCTACGGCGGCTACGGCTACTGCCAGGAATATCCGGTCGAGCAATACTGCCGCGACTCGCGCATCGCGATGATCTTCGAGGGAACCAACTTCGTTCAGTCGGCGGACCTGATCGGCCGCAAGCTGAACATCGGCGGCGGCATCCTGATGCAGAACTACATGGCATATCTCGACGAGTTCATCGGCGGGCTGAAGGGCGACGGCGAAGTCGGCAAGATGGCCGAGCAGCTTGACGCCGCAAAGAACACCCTGCTGGAGACAACGATGAAGATCGGCGGGATCGCGATGGAAGGCGACCTCGATTACGTCATGTCGGTGTCGACCCGGTACCTGCACATGTTCGGCGAGATCGTGATCGCGCGCGAACTGATCGAGCAGGCAGCCATTGCAGCCGAGAAGATCAAGAGCGTCGCGTCCGACAGCCAGGATTACGCCTTCTACTCCGGGAAAATCCACTCGGCAAAGTTCTTCGTCAATAACGTTTTGCCGGGCGTCGAAATGAAGGCAAAGGTGATTGCAAACGGCGACCGGAGCTGCATCGAGATTCCGGATGCCGGTTTCTCGCTTGCGTAA
- a CDS encoding cation transporter: protein MARLDNFARARRVLLLVLLLNWSVALAKMAVGYLINSLSMIADGFHSLLDGASNVIGLVGLTVAAKERDEVHPYGHKKYETFTAIAISILLFITCFEVIELAFRRMFNPQPIEVSPASFGVMIITIIVNIFVTRYESRRGEELSSDVLIADSAQTRSDIFVSISVIGTLVLAHMGYPRWDIVVAIGIAFAIGHAGFMILRRSSMVLVDRMVLDKTRVEEVCAKIEGIEKCHKIRTRGRKDDINIDLHIVVNQKMEVGEAHALAHRLERSLKQQIPGVTDVQIHIEPF from the coding sequence TTGGCAAGACTTGATAACTTCGCTCGCGCGCGCAGGGTGCTGCTGCTGGTTCTGCTCTTGAATTGGTCGGTCGCGCTTGCAAAGATGGCGGTCGGCTATTTAATCAACTCACTCAGCATGATCGCCGACGGCTTCCATTCGCTTCTTGACGGGGCCTCGAATGTCATCGGTCTTGTCGGCCTTACCGTCGCCGCAAAGGAACGCGATGAGGTGCACCCCTACGGTCACAAGAAATATGAGACCTTCACGGCAATCGCGATATCGATCCTCCTTTTCATTACCTGCTTCGAAGTGATCGAGTTAGCCTTTCGTCGAATGTTCAATCCGCAGCCGATCGAGGTCTCGCCGGCCAGTTTCGGCGTCATGATTATCACCATTATCGTCAATATCTTCGTAACCCGCTACGAAAGCCGCCGGGGAGAGGAGCTTTCGAGTGACGTGCTGATAGCCGACTCGGCCCAAACGAGAAGCGACATCTTCGTCTCAATATCGGTCATCGGAACGCTCGTGCTCGCGCACATGGGGTACCCGCGCTGGGACATCGTGGTCGCAATCGGCATCGCCTTCGCCATCGGCCATGCCGGCTTCATGATCCTCCGGCGCAGTTCCATGGTGTTGGTCGATCGTATGGTTCTGGACAAGACGCGCGTCGAAGAGGTCTGCGCCAAAATCGAGGGCATTGAAAAATGCCACAAAATCCGGACGCGCGGCCGGAAAGATGATATCAACATCGACCTTCACATTGTGGTGAACCAGAAAATGGAAGTCGGCGAAGCCCACGCCCTGGCGCACCGGCTCGAGCGCAGCCTCAAACAGCAAATCCCGGGCGTAACCGACGTGCAGATTCACATCGAGCCCTTCTGA
- a CDS encoding ABC transporter permease, whose product MLREILNITLKELLQLLRDRRMFPLILIAPTLQLIIYGYAATFDIENIPTAVYDLDRSAESREYLRRFFNSRYFKATLYVDAYDDVRSALDAGKVTAAIVIPPDFARDLHRGRTAKVQMFIDGTNSNEATLAANYAAGISQRHALDSLYTWLRIVGDARLLHAAEHTAEGVLLVDDRIRVRYNPSLQSRNFMVPGVIALILLIMTSIMTSMSMVREKEIGTMEQLIVTPVRSVNLILGKLIPFVFIGVLDVTIILLAAVFWFDIPIRGSIPLLFALSGLFLLSTLSLGLLVSTFCRTQQQAMIVTFFFIMPMILLSGFIFPIANMPVWIQYLTYLMPVRYFLIIIRGIVLKGVGAGILWPQIYPLVIFGLFMIAMCILRFRKRIM is encoded by the coding sequence ATGCTGAGGGAAATCCTCAACATCACCCTCAAGGAACTGCTCCAGTTGCTGCGCGACAGGCGGATGTTCCCATTGATCCTGATAGCGCCGACCTTGCAGTTGATCATTTATGGGTACGCGGCCACATTCGACATCGAAAACATTCCCACCGCCGTCTATGACCTTGACCGGTCCGCGGAATCGCGTGAATACCTCAGGCGCTTCTTCAATTCGCGGTACTTCAAAGCGACTCTTTATGTCGATGCGTATGACGACGTTCGTTCCGCTCTGGATGCCGGCAAAGTCACTGCGGCCATCGTTATTCCTCCCGATTTCGCCCGCGATCTGCATCGCGGTCGAACGGCGAAGGTCCAGATGTTCATCGATGGAACCAATTCAAATGAAGCGACGCTGGCTGCCAACTATGCTGCCGGAATTTCTCAGCGGCATGCGCTGGACAGCTTGTATACCTGGTTGCGCATCGTGGGAGATGCGCGCCTTCTTCATGCCGCCGAACACACGGCTGAAGGAGTCCTCCTTGTGGATGATCGCATCCGAGTCCGTTACAACCCCAGCCTGCAGAGCCGGAACTTCATGGTGCCGGGGGTCATCGCGTTGATTCTGCTCATCATGACGTCGATCATGACGTCGATGAGCATGGTGCGCGAAAAGGAGATCGGCACGATGGAGCAGTTGATCGTCACCCCCGTGCGCTCCGTAAATCTGATCCTCGGGAAGCTGATTCCCTTCGTCTTCATTGGAGTGCTTGACGTCACCATCATTCTGCTTGCCGCGGTCTTCTGGTTCGACATCCCGATTCGCGGCAGCATCCCGCTCCTTTTCGCGCTGTCCGGTCTGTTCCTGCTCTCGACATTGAGTCTGGGACTGCTCGTGTCGACGTTCTGCAGAACCCAACAGCAAGCGATGATTGTAACCTTCTTTTTTATCATGCCGATGATCCTGCTGTCCGGATTCATTTTTCCGATCGCGAATATGCCCGTATGGATCCAGTACCTGACGTACCTGATGCCGGTACGCTATTTCCTGATTATCATTCGAGGCATCGTTCTTAAGGGAGTCGGCGCCGGAATCCTTTGGCCACAGATATATCCTCTCGTTATCTTCGGCTTGTTCATGATAGCCATGTGCATTCTGAGGTTCCGCAAGCGAATCATGTGA
- a CDS encoding ABC transporter permease, whose translation MLRLFALIEKEVIQVLRDPVSLMIMFIMPGVMLILFGIAISLDLNNINLVVWDLDRTPVSRELIRNFTESGYFTITEYSENDRRIAHLLDSGKIRVTLKIPPGFEENIKKAQPAPIGILIDGSDNNTTAIALSYINLIIQQFSTRVFLETFQRSGALAQDPALPVDLETRIWYNPELISENFFVPGLVAMVMMVTTTVLTAMSIVREKERGTIEMLMVAPLPRVALVLGKIAPYFVVAMANMFVLLFVSWEFFHVPFRGSITLLFWLSALFLLSALGLGILISTIASSQQVAWTICMLTTALPSFLLSGFIFPIESMPWGIRLVTYIVPVRYFIVILRGIIMKGVGAESLLPHILSLAAFSAAMLVLSSRRVSRRRL comes from the coding sequence ATGCTGCGCCTGTTCGCGCTCATAGAAAAAGAAGTCATCCAGGTGCTGAGAGATCCCGTCTCGCTCATGATCATGTTCATCATGCCGGGCGTGATGCTGATCCTGTTCGGGATCGCCATCTCGCTCGATCTGAATAATATTAACCTGGTTGTCTGGGACCTCGATCGAACTCCCGTCTCACGCGAATTGATCCGCAACTTTACCGAGAGCGGCTATTTTACCATTACGGAGTATAGCGAGAATGATCGGCGGATTGCGCATCTTCTGGACAGTGGCAAAATACGGGTTACGCTGAAAATTCCACCCGGCTTCGAAGAAAACATCAAAAAAGCGCAGCCGGCCCCGATCGGCATCCTGATCGACGGCTCCGACAATAATACGACCGCTATCGCGCTCAGTTACATCAACCTCATTATCCAGCAGTTTTCGACGCGCGTTTTCCTCGAAACATTTCAGCGGAGCGGGGCACTCGCTCAGGACCCTGCTCTGCCGGTCGATCTTGAAACCCGCATCTGGTACAACCCGGAGCTGATCAGTGAGAACTTCTTCGTGCCGGGCTTGGTCGCGATGGTGATGATGGTCACAACAACGGTTTTGACGGCAATGTCCATTGTCAGGGAGAAGGAGCGCGGGACCATTGAGATGCTGATGGTCGCGCCGCTTCCGAGGGTGGCCCTGGTGCTTGGCAAGATCGCGCCGTATTTCGTGGTAGCGATGGCCAACATGTTTGTTCTGCTCTTTGTCTCATGGGAATTCTTTCATGTGCCGTTCCGCGGCAGCATAACGCTGTTGTTCTGGCTGTCGGCGCTCTTCCTTCTCAGCGCGCTCGGACTGGGGATCCTCATCTCGACAATCGCATCCAGCCAGCAGGTGGCATGGACCATCTGCATGCTTACGACGGCGCTCCCGTCGTTTCTGTTATCCGGTTTCATTTTCCCGATCGAAAGCATGCCCTGGGGAATACGGCTGGTCACCTATATCGTTCCCGTGCGCTATTTCATCGTGATTCTCAGGGGGATCATCATGAAAGGCGTGGGCGCCGAGTCTCTCCTTCCGCACATACTGAGCCTTGCAGCTTTCTCGGCGGCAATGCTCGTTCTGTCGTCGAGACGAGTCTCCCGGAGGAGATTATAA
- a CDS encoding ABC transporter ATP-binding protein: protein MVQKPNGNAIETSGLTRRFGPVTAVDNLDLQIARGEVFGFLGPNGAGKSTTIRMLCGILRPTAGTATVGGFDIVRQPEQIKRIIGYMSQSFGLYNDLTVEENLAFYSRLYLQDWKQARLRRDAVIETMGFSEYRKHLSAKLSGGWKQRLALACAVVHEPQILFLDEPTAGIDPVSRRTLWDILYDLSQNKGITLFVTTHYMEEAERCNKIGFIWRGRLVACDSPLNVKTRVMTEEILKLRCSDIQKAFETLLRSGEVTDSNIYGEEIHVVVKERESGISIIRRLMQQADIDVYELGPIPASIEDVFVSLSRKN, encoded by the coding sequence ATGGTTCAGAAACCGAATGGTAACGCAATAGAGACCAGTGGCCTCACGCGCAGATTCGGTCCGGTCACCGCTGTCGATAACCTCGATTTGCAGATCGCTCGGGGAGAGGTTTTCGGTTTTCTGGGGCCAAACGGAGCGGGCAAAAGCACCACCATCCGGATGTTATGCGGAATCCTGAGGCCGACGGCGGGGACGGCTACCGTCGGCGGTTTCGACATCGTGCGGCAGCCCGAACAAATCAAGCGCATCATTGGATACATGTCTCAGAGCTTCGGGTTGTACAATGACCTCACCGTCGAGGAGAACCTTGCTTTTTACTCCCGCCTTTATCTTCAAGACTGGAAACAAGCGAGGCTCCGGCGGGACGCGGTAATCGAGACAATGGGTTTTAGCGAGTATCGCAAGCACTTGAGCGCCAAATTATCCGGCGGCTGGAAACAGCGTCTTGCCCTCGCGTGCGCCGTCGTCCACGAGCCGCAAATACTGTTCCTCGACGAGCCTACCGCCGGCATTGATCCCGTATCGCGGCGCACCCTGTGGGACATCCTGTATGACCTCTCGCAGAACAAGGGGATAACGCTTTTCGTCACCACCCACTACATGGAGGAAGCCGAGCGCTGTAACAAGATCGGTTTCATTTGGCGCGGGCGCCTTGTTGCCTGCGATTCTCCGCTCAACGTGAAAACGCGGGTCATGACCGAGGAGATTCTCAAACTTCGCTGCTCCGACATCCAGAAAGCGTTCGAGACGCTGCTCAGGTCGGGCGAAGTCACCGACAGCAACATCTACGGCGAGGAAATTCATGTCGTTGTCAAGGAGCGAGAATCCGGAATCTCGATCATTCGACGCTTGATGCAGCAGGCCGATATAGACGTCTACGAGCTTGGGCCGATACCGGCTTCCATCGAAGACGTCTTCGTTTCCCTTTCCAGAAAAAACTGA
- a CDS encoding HlyD family efflux transporter periplasmic adaptor subunit: MRSNRSTSRDCCRSGSREKNKSMSDKTKKRPILKIAVILAFFLVLGFIGLRMDFVTNRNNLRHLIVATGTIEATEVDIAAEIGGRILELAVKEGDHVKRGALIAQLDTSLLEAEVLRARGLLESARSALRDLEAGARTQELSQARARVELAKAKMALDEAEWRRARDLHKEGVASQHQLDSAVANRDVSRGQYAVAVEELKLLEAGSRPDRIDAARAEVEQAEAALRLSEVRLEKARITAPLSGVVLVKNAEQGEVMSPGVPIVTVADLDDMWVKIYIDEVDIGKLKVGQQAVVRVDAFPARPFTGHITYIADEAEFTPKNIQTREDRVKLVFAVKVGIDNAGGLLKPGMYGDIELDSLSPGSQTQRQL, encoded by the coding sequence ATGAGATCAAACAGATCTACCTCGAGGGACTGCTGCAGGTCCGGCAGCAGGGAAAAGAACAAGAGCATGAGCGATAAAACTAAGAAGCGGCCGATTCTGAAAATCGCAGTTATTCTGGCGTTTTTTCTTGTATTGGGATTCATTGGACTGCGGATGGATTTTGTGACGAACAGGAATAATCTGAGGCATTTGATCGTTGCAACCGGCACGATAGAGGCCACCGAGGTCGATATTGCGGCTGAGATCGGCGGAAGAATACTCGAGCTGGCCGTCAAGGAAGGAGACCATGTCAAGCGCGGTGCTTTGATCGCGCAACTGGATACGAGCCTGCTGGAAGCCGAGGTCCTTCGCGCTCGGGGACTGCTTGAATCTGCCCGCTCGGCGCTTCGAGATTTGGAAGCCGGTGCACGCACTCAGGAACTGAGCCAGGCGCGCGCCCGGGTCGAACTCGCGAAAGCGAAAATGGCTCTCGACGAGGCTGAATGGCGCCGTGCCAGAGACCTTCACAAGGAAGGGGTAGCCTCGCAGCATCAACTTGATTCCGCCGTTGCCAACCGCGACGTTTCGCGGGGGCAGTATGCCGTGGCCGTCGAGGAACTGAAATTGCTCGAGGCCGGCTCGCGGCCCGATCGCATTGATGCCGCCCGGGCCGAGGTTGAGCAGGCTGAGGCTGCGCTTCGGCTCTCGGAGGTCCGCCTCGAGAAAGCGCGGATCACTGCACCGCTGAGCGGCGTCGTCCTCGTTAAGAACGCCGAACAGGGTGAGGTTATGTCTCCAGGCGTGCCCATTGTTACCGTTGCCGATCTTGATGACATGTGGGTCAAGATATACATCGACGAGGTCGATATCGGGAAACTGAAGGTCGGACAACAAGCGGTTGTGCGAGTGGATGCCTTCCCCGCGCGTCCTTTTACCGGTCATATCACCTATATCGCGGATGAAGCTGAGTTCACCCCCAAAAACATTCAGACACGGGAAGACCGGGTAAAGCTGGTTTTCGCGGTCAAAGTTGGAATAGATAATGCGGGAGGACTGCTCAAGCCCGGCATGTATGGCGATATAGAGCTTGACTCGCTTTCCCCAGGCTCGCAGACGCAAAGACAGCTTTAG
- a CDS encoding TetR/AcrR family transcriptional regulator, protein MSEHSLTRAPTTRPMRTASSKNKAASASETKQKIVDATLAIAAEKGFDQATTAEIARKAGVAEGSIYNYFRTKDDLLIHTVTCFAGSYLSALVDALSNEPPGLQKLDRLISFHFHFFTKEGNIFQIIYGKRPGAKVQMARILHVAVAPYASLIAGVISEGIELGRIKKVDPQIAASFLLGGMQLTLLRRYFDPGTFSPEQAVDEIKQIYLEGLLQVRQQGKEQEHER, encoded by the coding sequence ATGAGTGAGCACTCACTCACGCGGGCCCCGACGACACGACCCATGCGAACAGCCAGCTCAAAAAATAAGGCCGCATCGGCATCGGAAACCAAGCAGAAAATCGTCGATGCTACGCTTGCCATCGCCGCCGAAAAGGGATTCGACCAGGCGACGACGGCGGAAATCGCCAGGAAAGCGGGCGTAGCCGAGGGGTCGATTTATAACTACTTCCGCACGAAGGACGACCTGCTTATCCATACCGTGACCTGTTTCGCCGGGTCGTATCTGTCCGCATTGGTCGATGCCCTCTCGAATGAGCCGCCGGGCCTGCAGAAGCTCGACCGCCTAATCTCTTTCCATTTCCATTTCTTCACGAAAGAGGGTAATATCTTCCAGATCATTTATGGAAAAAGGCCCGGAGCAAAAGTACAGATGGCGCGAATTCTTCATGTCGCGGTTGCCCCGTACGCCTCGCTGATTGCAGGAGTCATCTCCGAAGGAATCGAGCTCGGCCGGATCAAGAAAGTCGATCCTCAAATCGCGGCTTCCTTTCTTCTCGGAGGAATGCAGTTGACGCTGTTGCGGCGCTATTTTGATCCCGGAACGTTTTCCCCGGAACAAGCCGTAGATGAGATCAAACAGATCTACCTCGAGGGACTGCTGCAGGTCCGGCAGCAGGGAAAAGAACAAGAGCATGAGCGATAA
- a CDS encoding zinc ribbon domain-containing protein, with translation MPTYEYECTSCGHICEVFHGMTVKPRVKCPECGGQTRKKIGAGAGIIFKGSGFYETDYKRKSNDAKCQPNSPKPSETKNDKKTDSPKAD, from the coding sequence ATGCCGACTTATGAGTATGAGTGTACAAGCTGCGGTCACATCTGTGAAGTGTTTCACGGGATGACCGTCAAGCCGCGCGTCAAATGTCCCGAATGCGGGGGGCAAACGAGAAAGAAAATAGGCGCGGGTGCCGGGATCATCTTTAAAGGGTCCGGTTTTTACGAGACCGACTACAAGCGCAAATCCAACGATGCGAAGTGCCAACCGAACTCTCCGAAGCCTTCGGAAACGAAGAACGATAAGAAAACTGATAGCCCAAAAGCCGACTGA
- a CDS encoding aspartate aminotransferase family protein produces the protein MNTKEIVDLNHAYVIDTYGKQRNLALVKGRGTRVQDADGRIYLDFLSGLAVNALGHCHPAVVDALRNQAETLIHVSNLYYIEPQVRLAEALVSHSFASKCFFCNSGAEANEAAIKLARKWGNTSGKGGRIITFRNSFHGRTLATITATGQEKFQRNFQPLVDGFSYASLNDIESVEELADGRTCAILLELVQAEGGVHVASQGFVDSLRRFCEERDLLLILDEVQTGMGRTGRLFAYEHYNLEPDIVTLAKALGGGVPIGAMLAGPKVADVLQPGDHASTFGGNPLASAAALAVLDVLTSDGFLDTAKGLSDYLLGLLGETAKHHAFIKEVRGLGMLIGIEFDWPVKRVVAGCLERGLIVGTAGENVLRLLPPLIATREDMDEAVSVLRSVLEVQKNENAQA, from the coding sequence ATGAACACGAAAGAAATCGTAGATCTGAATCACGCGTACGTCATTGACACGTATGGAAAACAACGGAATCTTGCCTTAGTGAAGGGAAGGGGGACGCGTGTGCAGGATGCGGACGGAAGGATTTATCTTGATTTTCTTTCCGGTCTTGCCGTGAACGCGTTGGGACATTGCCATCCCGCCGTCGTGGATGCTTTGCGGAATCAAGCCGAGACCCTTATCCACGTCTCAAACCTTTATTACATAGAACCTCAGGTTCGGCTGGCGGAGGCGCTCGTATCCCATTCCTTCGCGTCGAAATGTTTTTTCTGTAACAGCGGCGCCGAGGCGAACGAGGCTGCCATCAAATTGGCGCGAAAATGGGGGAATACCTCCGGCAAAGGCGGCCGGATCATTACCTTCAGGAATTCGTTTCACGGGCGCACGCTTGCAACAATTACCGCTACCGGACAGGAGAAATTTCAGCGAAACTTTCAGCCGCTGGTCGATGGGTTCTCATACGCTTCCCTGAACGATATCGAATCCGTTGAGGAGCTTGCAGATGGGCGGACGTGTGCGATTCTTCTCGAGCTGGTGCAGGCCGAGGGGGGCGTGCATGTGGCGTCTCAAGGTTTTGTCGACAGTCTGAGGAGATTCTGTGAGGAACGCGATCTTCTATTGATACTTGATGAAGTACAAACCGGCATGGGCCGAACGGGCCGGCTGTTTGCCTATGAGCATTACAATCTGGAACCCGATATAGTGACCCTTGCGAAGGCGCTCGGCGGGGGCGTTCCCATCGGGGCGATGTTGGCCGGACCGAAGGTGGCCGACGTGCTTCAGCCGGGTGATCATGCAAGCACGTTTGGCGGGAATCCGCTTGCGTCGGCGGCGGCGCTGGCCGTTCTTGACGTCCTCACATCCGACGGTTTTCTGGACACAGCGAAGGGACTTTCAGATTATCTTCTTGGACTTCTGGGGGAGACGGCAAAGCACCATGCGTTTATAAAAGAAGTCCGCGGGTTGGGGATGCTGATCGGAATCGAATTTGATTGGCCGGTCAAGCGCGTGGTTGCAGGTTGTCTCGAACGCGGTCTGATTGTCGGGACCGCCGGCGAAAATGTCCTCCGTCTCTTGCCTCCACTGATAGCCACACGTGAGGACATGGACGAAGCCGTTTCGGTTCTTCGCTCGGTGCTGGAGGTACAGAAGAATGAAAATGCTCAAGCATAA
- the argF gene encoding ornithine carbamoyltransferase: MLKHKDLISIFDLAREEIEEIFSLAQSLKKRLRDNEVVTPLAGKTLAMIFEKPSLRTRVTFTAGMTQLGGNAIFLGPNDINMGVRESAADTAKNLERWVNAIMARTFAHETVLALAREASIPVINGLTDRLHPCQVLSDCFTLLEKFGSLANIKVCFLGDGNNVAHSWLNAAARLGFHFSIACPPGYEPLGEIVDECRAEAGERIQVTHDAADALEDADVVYTDVWASMGQEHEAEQRNKVFAPYQLNKAALSLARPSALVMHCLPAHRNLEITDEVIDGPQSIVFDQAENRLHVQKAVLVLLMAD, encoded by the coding sequence ATGCTCAAGCATAAGGACCTTATATCGATTTTTGATCTGGCGAGGGAGGAGATTGAGGAGATATTCTCTCTGGCTCAGTCCCTGAAGAAGCGCCTGCGTGATAACGAGGTTGTCACGCCGCTCGCCGGGAAGACACTGGCCATGATTTTTGAGAAACCCAGCCTCCGAACGCGAGTCACGTTCACGGCCGGAATGACACAACTGGGCGGGAACGCGATCTTTTTGGGGCCGAACGACATCAACATGGGTGTACGCGAATCGGCGGCCGACACCGCCAAAAACCTTGAGCGATGGGTCAACGCCATTATGGCACGCACATTCGCGCATGAAACCGTTCTTGCGCTTGCGCGCGAGGCCTCCATCCCCGTAATCAACGGACTCACCGACCGGTTGCACCCATGCCAGGTACTGAGCGATTGCTTCACCCTGCTCGAAAAATTCGGATCTCTCGCGAACATCAAGGTATGTTTTCTCGGAGACGGGAATAACGTTGCGCATTCCTGGTTGAATGCGGCCGCTCGACTGGGGTTCCACTTCTCGATAGCGTGTCCGCCCGGATATGAGCCGCTGGGTGAAATCGTCGATGAGTGTCGGGCCGAGGCGGGGGAGAGAATTCAGGTTACTCATGATGCTGCGGATGCATTGGAAGATGCCGACGTCGTTTATACCGACGTGTGGGCGAGCATGGGGCAGGAGCATGAGGCTGAGCAGCGAAATAAGGTTTTCGCGCCGTACCAATTGAACAAGGCGGCGCTTTCACTCGCTCGCCCCAGCGCGCTCGTCATGCACTGCCTGCCGGCGCACCGGAACCTGGAGATCACCGACGAAGTGATCGACGGACCGCAGTCGATTGTGTTCGACCAGGCGGAGAACCGGTTGCACGTGCAGAAGGCAGTACTGGTTCTCCTGATGGCGGACTAG